From one Macaca nemestrina isolate mMacNem1 chromosome 3, mMacNem.hap1, whole genome shotgun sequence genomic stretch:
- the LOC105486236 gene encoding AP-1 complex-associated regulatory protein isoform X4 produces MTKTKSTSGNDDSTSLDLEWEDEEGMNRMLPVRERSKTEEDILRAALKYSNKKTGSNPTSASDDSNGLEWENDFVSAEMDDNGNSEYSGFVNPVLELSDSGIRHSDTDQQTR; encoded by the exons ATGACCAAAACTAAATCAACTAGTGGAAATGACGACAGCACATCCTTAGATCTAGAGTGGGAAGATGAAGAAG GAATGAATAGAATGCTTCCAGTGAGAGAACGTTCCAAAACAGAGGAAGACATTCTACGGGCAGCACTTAAGTATAGCAACAAGAAGACTGGAAGTAATCCTACATCAGCCTCTGATGATTCCAATGGGCTGGAGTGGGAGAATGATTTTGTTAGTGCCGAAATGGATGATAATGGAAATTCCGAGTATTCTGGATTTGTAAATCCTGTATTAGAACTGTCTGATTCTGGCATAAGGCATTCTGACACAGATCAACAGACTCGATAG